The genomic window AAAGtagacttttaataatttaaaccctCAGtaacttgaaacttttaatattttgaaataaaaacaattctttTCGTGAAAACTGTAAACTTGAAATTTCAtctgtatacctacatttatacctagttaaaataatcaagtatattactataatctattttatatgtaacGTTTCTTGATCTTTTgataaatatgtaggtatttattgatgtatctgtataatttattacggtttttaatttaattttaatgggtatataaaaacattaagaaTTCCAAttgatatttctttaaaaacaattgtttataaatattttattttttaacaaacttaaacttttattaaataaagatcATTGTCTTCAAGTTTTAGTGTACCCACTGCCCGTCACCTAGGTAccaatcatatattattatttatatatatttattttaataactgtttgtaaggaatttactatatatgtattttaacattataaaacaatatgaatatCATTGTGAAATGTAtgcattacattattatttattgtatagtgtgtcaacattattatcattattaatatatacctaactgttattaagttataaaaataaatatgacttaTTATGATTTCTACTgcctattttaatgttaatgtaatttcagataatattaaacaatcatTATAGTTGTCACCATAAgtattaaagttttgatttattaaaattgttcaaaaaatcagactataattgtataagtgAAGTCGTGTAGAATaacgaaatattatgtatttaagatGTCTGATTGTCTTAGTTTCAtcactgataaaaaaattaaactgacCATAGTTAGGAAATCCTATAATTTgcgatgtttttaaaacataaagaaTGACTGTCTACCTATAACATAAATCTAACTCCAAAGCTTGGATGATTTTAGAATTGTgatctaaaattgtattatattaggaTTTAGAgttgataagaaaaaaaataaaatatttttctcttatTTGATGACTGTCCATCCAGCAGTCATTGCACTGTAgcattacacaatattaaactTGTATTTTCACCCAATAATTGTACTTCAGTTCTTTAACCAATAGATcattgtgtaataaaatatatgaaaatttattttcgaaaaaGATTGGTGCTAATAATGATCAATAATAtggaaaacaaaattgaaacaaatatcAGCGTATTAGatggtactatattattggattttaaagcttgggaaaaatattatcgattcCAATTGAAAACTGTTTTCGTCGTGCTGGtttcaataatgaaatacCACAACAAGCGGTCCAAAGAGAAGAAGACTAAGATAAGTTTTTCGactataaatgaatttattaactttgatAATGATGTGCTAACTTCAGAACCATTAAGTGATCAAGAAATTATTTCTTCATTAATTAACCAACCCGAAAAAACTCGAGGAATACCATAATAGTGAAGAAGCTAATACTCCCGATGaagatttatcttttattgtaGTGTTCAATGCAGTAAAAGTGTTAGCAAATTATGTGGCTCTGAATAACGTAAGTGGTAAGTCCAAAAAcggcaaaaacaaatttttaagaactaaaaaaaagatagagcgtgattttttatacaaacaaagTTCAGCCTAAAacaacagattttttttaataaaatgtaaatttaattctaaaataataatttaattcattaattaaaattaaataaatgtttttttctacgTGTATtgaagttacaatttttttccataattttgGTTAAAATGACAATCAGTCATTATGGTCCCttatctatactatataaaagcAAATCCCGATTTTTTGTCATCCATACAAATCCATACAATTCAACTTATCATCACcaaatttttaactgttatacCTGACAGTTTGCTAAATGTTTTAGTACCACTTTTATTCgggaacatttaaaataatttggcaCTTACAgatttttacagaaatttttatctaaacgCACTATTTGATGTgaaaatgaaacataatatgtacgtgttataataacagtatgtatatctttatttcatttattttgaaaagggaacataataagttacacaaaataagttttatggctcctttaaaatttgaatttcgacGTAGGTATAGTAACCtatgtgttatatattgtagtaatgAGAATTAGTCGCGGCTGCGCATACAGTCCGGATTACTACCCtcttatatgtgtatatgcataaggtacatataattacacatacctatatacatataaggattttattattaagtaaattgaCTTACCCCAATTAATAGATTGTCAGATCTGACTTGTCAGGTGTTCGATGAACGCAGCCACGTAGGAAtaggttaaatattaattaaagacaGAATAATACACTATTGATGTTgagataatacttttattaattagaacATGAAAAATACTGTTTGGTGTTACACACTATTTAACCCTTAAGGCTTTAACGTACCTATGACCTCCACCAAAAGCGCACGCAGTGAGACTGGTTGTGTCCAAGTGGCCGATGCTCGATGAGTATTGTTAGGGCTGGTGGGATTGTTtatcttgtattatataacatttgtaaGCAGTTTTAGATAAAGGCAaggatataacaatatatgacCATAGAATAGATgtctataatcatataaacatttgtgtgactatataatatataatagtaagacgtatagtgtatatattaagGAATATGACGATGCCTGCACTCCTTTCAGTATTACTTAGTTTTAAGAATCGTATCATTAAATCCCCcattactttttatactaTGTCTTCATAACATTCTAAGGTAGTTTTACATAAAGTTAATAGTTAAGATACAGAATCAgataacataattttcaataaaaattttaatttaagagtataaatttttatatataatggctaacaattgttataattattttatatatattttaaagaaagatATGATGGCTTAGGCGCacatcattacaatattataaattataatatattaaaacaatcgtTTAAAGCGTATAGTTAAGTAATCGCCCACAACGCACCTcagaatgtgtatataatatagaatcgacgatgaatcaattattatcgtCGACGTATATGAGATGTGACAACTGCTCGGTGCTTTGAGCGGTCCTGCGGGGTTTGAAGTATAGATCACTGCTTTCTAAATATGACTGACGTACTTAATATTGAGACTACTCGAATAGTTAAGATAGGTTAAAAcgcatccaataataatataataaccaatagaaaagtaGTATAGTAGCTCGCTGATTGGCCGTATGATGAGAAAACAGGATGCCATGCCcaatgttgtttaataatcattattattgttattcatttaacgacgttataatattattaaaatataggtataatgtatttcccgggtgtaagaataatgatattaatgtgagaaaaaaattgtttttatattatctaaaagtatatttatgagaatttataaacaccttaaatcaaaattattttccgtGGGTATAaggtatgtacattgtacactttatagcattttataatcgaaataactataagacaATAAGACAAAGAAACAGCCCCACAATTTGCAAACAGCTATCCACGGGAGAGAAGCACGCGGATGACAGTTAGTATTACGGTGAGtgaacattttcattaaataatttcatgaaaatCTGCATCATTGTGTAAAACGTTAGGGCTTAgatacttaggtatatttctaaagacattttgtaattattgttgtatattattaataatttatttttttcatgaggtactaataaaaaaataaataatgtacttacCATAATGGTACTATGATAAGTTGAATTTTAactgattattaataaaatctttgcaatattattaattatataggtacctacttaccaACTGGtagatagatataatattgttattaacctaggtatataaataaataccgaagtggtgtaaattgtaaatatatttcgtGATATAACCTATAATGCTATTAATAGCTTAAATTtgggtacctatacatttttaaacatttcataatagctaatagaaaatagttttggattaggtatgtataggtacctacagaaTGCAAAAAGTTTCAATTCAATGTGCATAGGTaaaacctattaatattttttgaatcacagcctatttactaaaattggGTTTctccaaaatttaaatcactgcttatataatatgtatacataaaatattcgataaaaatgtgtcactgttttttattttcataaagacTCTATTTCCAAATTTCCAGGGGAATTCGGAGGTCTTTGCGTCGGATGCTTCTCACTTAGTGTAATACCGTGGATACTATACATCGCTTTCTTAAGCACTTGTTTTCTTCCATGCTTTGGTACCATACTGAGacccattttattaaaattccatccgtatttatagttttgtgtAGGACACGCCCTATACTTTTCGTCCGGTGAGAATGTGTTTCTCGTTTTCAAATAACGATATCGGCCTTCTTCATTCCTGCTTATacctgcataatatatatataagaatacattttattagataagtagataggtacctaaaggAGTTATCATGAATTGTAACAATTATAGAGTCATTTCGTTACTAGATACATCATACAACGTGCTATCTAATATCCAGCTTAAACTCAAGCCATGTGGTAATGAAATAGTCGGGGAGTACCAGGGAAGCTTCAGAAGCGGAAAATCAACGGCGGATCAAACACATACTGTCAAACAAATAATGGAAATATGCCACGAATATAACCAggaactattaataatataatataagcgaaGAGCTAGCCTCAAACAGAGACAGATGGAAAGAAGTGGTAGTTGCGACAAAGGACCTAAATGGTCTATACTATAagccaaaaaacaaaaaacaaaaaaataggtatctataatataatattaaaatgtgtacaataataaatttaataaataataataattataaacaacaataaagcTTATCTGGAACGCTTTTATATTTCCTTCTAAAGTTGTTACCCTAACTCTCCAATTAAACTTGTACATATAATGCTCATTATATCCGCTGGACTTTAgttaacataaataagtaaCAAGCAAATTCGAAATCTGATAGATATATCCGAATAAGATAATCCCGGTTGTCCCGACACTCttataaatctttatttatattgtataaatatcaaGTGATTTAGGTACATCTTTTGATGTGTTTTACTTTTGTAGATAATTCAATTATGCacctatagttaattattttactatagcacttcggttattattattgacggaTATGCAATATgtacttacattatatatcatatctaAACTCTCTTAACTTTTAAGGGCAAGCTATAAACTGCTTTAAGTTTAGGTCTAGTCAGATGGTCtaactaaacaaatattttatatttatattatttacaagctAGGCTTAGGAAGAAGATTAGTAAgagtattcataatatttatttttatcaaaatctactcattatcattaataaagtGTGTATCGCTCACgcgtgtaaaaataatttcacttgTACAAACGGACTAGGACACTATAGGTATCTACactcataaacataatactttggtcaaaataattacactcATGACCATCATcaggattaataataatggctTGTCTTAAAACAAATGcatgatgaaaatatatagaaagCAATGTAAAGGTAATgctaatatattgttgtatgataattattatcggcttatgtaaatttatattttataccgttATACAATTGATGTTTGATATCGTGTGGTATAGGGTACATGTACGAAATGTCGATTTCAAAACGTGACAATACGTTTTTGTCTAATTTTTCGAGCgctttcttatttatttcctTTTGGTACTCCTCTAGCTTGCCATTTATGTCTTTGATTAGGGTTCTCATTCCTCGTATTTCATCGATAAGTTTGGTCGATTGGATTGAAACGATTGGTTTTGGTTTATCTGAATTTCCAATTGCTTCTTCATAGTTCTTTATGAACCAATTCATCTGCaatagtttgatttttttttctacttctTGCATATGCATTTGGTGTCTTAATTCGGCCATCGCCATTTTGAATTATGGACAAATGAATACTAAATAGGAAACGAGGATAAATGAACTATGCTGTATCAATAGGTGCaagtataagtttataataatatgtatacagtttaaaagtgtattaattagtgtaaattagaaattattcgaattaaaagtagtaggtatataatttgattttgtgtGTACGAATGTtgtgtataaacataaaaactattaaacattaaacaaaatatattggttgGTTACCgagttatattgtaaatttaaaatacatcataatatactataattatacatcaaaaacttatttatttcagtataatgtatttaataaatgaataatacttCATTAAAGTTCATAccttaatgtatatatgtatttatatatataatttattatgtacacaatatacagtagttttaatacaatactatatattattatatgtgtgtgcaTGTTATAAGTATGGATATaacttatagatataatttataataattcaattgagTCTTTAAATtggtgaattaattattaagactGCCaactgaataaaaacaaactgttGTATACCATCCATTTTTTGaggtttactttttaataccaTTGTATGAACTATTTCTCCGATGCTTCAAATGTGTTCAAATTTAACGGTTCAGTCAAGCTACTGGTCTAgtggttgtttttttttatcactaaaaaaaatatttaatattttcactcaaaaaataggttaataaacaataaaagtaatttattcaataaaaagtaatttattaatttttaaggtaaTAGATAATCACGAAGTTCAATTTGTATGTGTATTTACTTTTTCTACAGTTAAAAAACTTCAGAGCACTCAGCAgtcaaaatatagtttattaattataattaaatttgtttcattaatttttagcttaaattatttataaataataataaagatattttttagcacctatatgaaaatgtaataaaattcgaaaaaacaaacataactttattttatacactaatattaatgtttcaaacaaaattaacagCATAAActagtaaaaaatacaaaattatgtaagtaATACGATGTTGgtaatgtgataatattatacaaatagaatctaacctaacctaatctaCCTATTATGTTTTGCAATCCCATTTATTCACAATGCCtacctatacattaaacattttaatagaatttatatataggaTTAATACACATACAACTTTCAGATTTAATTTCAGTCTTAATAAGTAAATGcgtttaactaaattaatgtaaccagtttgataaataatattactaggtACATCACAATTCacaagtatactatataataatataatatatataaatacatatgtactaaaatagtttttatcatattataataattgctaCAGGTATTAAATGGATTATggataataggtaggtatcaatatataattaagctTTTAGATCTTaagaaaattacataatatgttttaaatttaaggacccatcaaatatattttataaacataataaattaattatttataactataatatagttatatttaagatacaaataaatattattgaaaaataataataaaattaactaatcatACTAAACggaacttattatatataatagctcAACTTAATACTCACTATACTAGTCAGGATAAAAGGAGGAGGAGTGTGATAGCCATCACTTacaaagaaaatttatttattatacatcacacatacaaacaaatttcataaataaaataaaaaatatttgtatcacttaagtaaattatataaatcctttataaattgatatctgctaaaaaatgatatagtttgtaaattaaagaaaatgaaaactatGAACAAacgttataggtatattttatttttattatgataagttatacattgtttttggtttttaaacaaatttacaacgaaatattttaaacacatagcTTTGAATTTGACTAGGGTTTTTTACtgcataataatttcatatttattacacttatttttgaacaaatttaaatttttaactttttttccacgtttgtaaaacataaaaaaatggtt from Aphis gossypii isolate Hap1 chromosome 1, ASM2018417v2, whole genome shotgun sequence includes these protein-coding regions:
- the LOC114120074 gene encoding uncharacterized protein LOC114120074; amino-acid sequence: MAMAELRHQMHMQEVEKKIKLLQMNWFIKNYEEAIGNSDKPKPIVSIQSTKLIDEIRGMRTLIKDINGKLEEYQKEINKKALEKLDKNVLSRFEIDISYMYPIPHDIKHQLYNGISRNEEGRYRYLKTRNTFSPDEKYRACPTQNYKYGWNFNKMGLSMVPKHGRKQVLKKAMYSIHGITLSEKHPTQRPPNSPGNLEIESL